AGTGCTATCCGCGACGCCTGCGATCTTGGCTATCTGGTGACGCAGGTAACCGATGCGTGCCTGACCTATTCCACGGACCGGCACGACAATTCAATCAGCACAATCAAGGGATATTGCCGTCAAGTCACGACGGCCGAGCTTGTTAAGGAACTGGAGGGCACTTGATGGAAAAAGCACTCGAAGCCGTTCTGGCGGCAATTGACGCTGAGAAAGATCATGTTGTTGCGCTGACCCAGGATCTGGTCCGCATACCCTCGGTCAATCCGAAATTTCAGGCCGAGCAAGGGCTGAACCGAGAAGCCGACGTGCAGGATCGGATCGAGGAAGAACTGCGCCCAATGGAATTCGGCATTGAGCGGTTCGAGACGTTTGAAAACCGACCGAACGTGGTGGCGGATTTGCCGGGGTCGGAGGAAAAAAGCATGATCCTGTGTGGTCACGTGGATGTCGTGCCGGTGGGCGATGCAAATGCGTGGGCGCGTGATCCTTTTGGTGGCCAGCTGGATTCAGGAAAAATTTGGGGACGCGGCGCGGTCGACATGAAAGGCGGCGTGGCGGCGTGCATCTCGGCTGCCCGCGCCATCCGCAGGGCAGGGGTTGAGCTGGAAGGGCGTTTGTCGATCCACACTGTCGTGGACGAGGAAGCCGGCGGCTTTGGCGCCATTGACGTGGTCAACCGCGGCCATCTGGCAAAACACGCGATCATTGCGGAGCCCACCTGGGGTGACGTGATCCCGGCGGAAGGAGGCCTGGACTGGACCAAGGTCACCATCTTCGGCAAACAGTCCCATGCGGGCTGGCGCTATAACATGATCTGGCCGCAGCACGACACGCCCGGACGGCTTGAGCCGGGGGTGAATGCCATTGAGCTTGCAACACGCTTCATTGCCGCATTACGCGATTTTGAGGCAAGCCGCTGCCGCAGGACCAACCATCCGCTGATGCCCGCCGGCCTGGCCACCATCAACCCCGGCACGATCATGGGCGGGGCCGGTATGGGCGAGGATGGCAATCCGGCGATCATGACCAATGCTGCGATGACCTCGGATGTCTGCACCATTGTGCTCGACTACAAATTCATGCCGCAGGAAGACTTTGCTGACGTAAAGGCCGAGTTCGAGGCCTTCGTACACCATTTTGCCAGCATGGACCCCTGGATGCGGGAAAACCCGCCAAAGATCGAATGGTCGCTTTGGGACTTGCACTTCCCGCCTATGAACACACCGGAAGATCACCCGCTGGCGCAGGCCACTTTGGCCCGTGCGACGCAGTTGCAAGCCAAGCCGCCGCTCCTGAAGGGGTTTGAAGCGGTCACGGATGCCGCCCACTACGCCGGAAAGGGCGTGGTGCCGATCATTTACGGCCCCTCCGGCGACGGGTTTCACGGCGACAATGAATGCGTCGAGGTCGACAGCCTGGTCGAGACGACCAAGGTCATCGCGGCCACCGTTCTGGATATGTGCGGGGTCAAATCTTGAGTGATTTGAAACACATAGACACCAGCCATGCGCGTCTCGCCTATCGTGAGACGGATGGGCCGGGCCAGCCTCTCTTGATGGTCCACGGCAACTCAACGTCCCATCAGGTGTTCCGTAACCAGTTGGATGGTGCGATTGGGGCTGCGTATCGCTGTGTGGCTTTTGATCTGCCCGGACATGGGGCAAGCGACGATGCATGCGACCCGGACACCACGTACAACGTACAGGGCTACGCCGCCGCCGCAGTCGAACTGATGCAGGCGCTTCGGATCGACCGCTATGCTGTGCTGGGTTGGTCGCTCGGCGGACACATAGCGCTGGATATGATGGCGCAGACCAGGGCCTTGGCCGGTGTCATGATTACAGGCTCCCCACCGATCACCCAGGGCAAAGGTGCGGTCTCGGAAGGGTTCGCCGGCGACATCGAGCACTCCATTGCTTCCAAGCAAATCCTGACCGGCGAGGAGATCGAGGCCTTCGCCCACAACACCTGCGGACCGAACGCGCCCTACGCTTCGTTTCTGAAAGAGGCGGTGACCCGCTGTGACGGGCGCGCCCGGTCGCTCATGATCGCCAAGTTGGCTTGCGGGGTAGGGCCGAACCAACAGGAGCTTGCACTCAACGCACCGGTTCCATTGGCCATCGTCAACGGCTCGGAAGACGCCTTCATACACAACGATTTCATTGCGCGTCTGCCCTACCGGAACCTTTGGGACAAAAAGGTCCACGACCTGCCTGGCATCGGGCACGCGCCTTTCTGGGAGG
This portion of the Hoeflea prorocentri genome encodes:
- a CDS encoding M20 family metallopeptidase translates to MEKALEAVLAAIDAEKDHVVALTQDLVRIPSVNPKFQAEQGLNREADVQDRIEEELRPMEFGIERFETFENRPNVVADLPGSEEKSMILCGHVDVVPVGDANAWARDPFGGQLDSGKIWGRGAVDMKGGVAACISAARAIRRAGVELEGRLSIHTVVDEEAGGFGAIDVVNRGHLAKHAIIAEPTWGDVIPAEGGLDWTKVTIFGKQSHAGWRYNMIWPQHDTPGRLEPGVNAIELATRFIAALRDFEASRCRRTNHPLMPAGLATINPGTIMGGAGMGEDGNPAIMTNAAMTSDVCTIVLDYKFMPQEDFADVKAEFEAFVHHFASMDPWMRENPPKIEWSLWDLHFPPMNTPEDHPLAQATLARATQLQAKPPLLKGFEAVTDAAHYAGKGVVPIIYGPSGDGFHGDNECVEVDSLVETTKVIAATVLDMCGVKS
- a CDS encoding alpha/beta fold hydrolase, which translates into the protein MSDLKHIDTSHARLAYRETDGPGQPLLMVHGNSTSHQVFRNQLDGAIGAAYRCVAFDLPGHGASDDACDPDTTYNVQGYAAAAVELMQALRIDRYAVLGWSLGGHIALDMMAQTRALAGVMITGSPPITQGKGAVSEGFAGDIEHSIASKQILTGEEIEAFAHNTCGPNAPYASFLKEAVTRCDGRARSLMIAKLACGVGPNQQELALNAPVPLAIVNGSEDAFIHNDFIARLPYRNLWDKKVHDLPGIGHAPFWEAPETFDAYLSRFLNDIT